The following nucleotide sequence is from Gloeomargarita sp. SKYB120.
GTGTTCACCGAAGCGGTGCGCTTGACTGGCGTGATCATCACCAAGCTAGACAGCACCGCCCGGGGCGGCATTGCCCTTGCCATCGCCCAGGACTTGGGGTTGCCCATTCGGTTTATCGGGGCCGGGGAAGGGCTTACAGACCTGCGGCCCTTTTCCAGCTACGAGTTTGTTGAGGCGTTGATTGGTCTCTAGAACGTTTGCCGGGGGCGCTCCACACTCAAGGGACCCGAGCCGTAGGCCACGACCAGCAGCAGGCCCCCCATCAGCGCCAGATTCTTGAAAAACTGGATCACCTCCAGGTTCTGGCGGAAATCGGTGTGGAAGATCAGCGTAGCCGGAATCAAAAACCCGATGAGCAAAGCCGCGCCCCAGCGGGCTCTGTACCCCACCAGCACGGAAATTCCTCCGACCAACAACACAACAATCGTGGGGACCAGCAACCATCCCGGCACGCCGAATTTGGCCATGTAG
It contains:
- a CDS encoding DoxX family protein yields the protein MASFQAWVSLVARVFLSAVFIRAGVTKILNPAGTQAYMAKFGVPGWLLVPTIVVLLVGGISVLVGYRARWGAALLIGFLIPATLIFHTDFRQNLEVIQFFKNLALMGGLLLVVAYGSGPLSVERPRQTF